Proteins encoded by one window of Sorangium aterium:
- a CDS encoding serine/threonine-protein kinase, with the protein MNPLVGEIIDGKYRIVRLLGQGGMGAVFEGENVRIRRRVAIKLLHANISSQAESVARFEREAQAAARIGSDHICEVLDLGVLPDGTRYMVMEYLEGETLGAKIERMGRLGPEITVPIMVQVLEALGAAHAAGIIHRDLKPDNIFVIPSKAGLSNFVKVLDFGVSKFSQLAGSEMSMTRTGAVVGTPYYMSPEQARGSSPVDQRTDIYAMGVLLFQATTGQVPFDAATFNELLFKIVLEPAPLPQQLVPDLDAEFSGIIQKAMAREPGGRFQSCAEFKNTLLAWAAARPSLALLTTGRTSFPRLSLPSQPDTTTPPPTRTEPPWGGQHGAAVPGMGQTPQLTANSWGASSGVTGRSTRPASRMPLLAAIAGAASLFGAGVAVWLAFGHSGTTGAASAGPSAVGATAIPAPSPPPPAPPTAPPTEPIVTASATVAEPAPSVTAEPVAAPTASSAQVKPLPPRPQPPQTKPLPVTRPPHTAPSTKPSTSPQKPQKPGVPGDFGY; encoded by the coding sequence ATGAATCCGTTGGTCGGCGAGATCATCGACGGCAAGTACCGGATCGTCCGGCTGCTCGGCCAGGGGGGCATGGGCGCGGTCTTCGAAGGCGAGAACGTGCGCATCCGGCGCCGCGTCGCCATCAAGCTGCTGCACGCGAACATCTCGAGCCAGGCCGAGTCCGTCGCGCGCTTCGAGCGCGAGGCCCAGGCCGCCGCCCGCATCGGCTCCGATCACATCTGCGAGGTGCTCGACCTCGGCGTGCTGCCGGACGGCACGCGGTACATGGTCATGGAGTACCTCGAGGGAGAGACCCTCGGGGCCAAGATCGAGCGGATGGGGCGGCTCGGGCCCGAGATCACCGTGCCGATCATGGTGCAGGTGCTCGAGGCGCTCGGCGCCGCGCACGCCGCGGGGATCATCCACCGCGATCTCAAGCCCGACAATATCTTCGTCATCCCGTCGAAGGCCGGCCTCAGCAACTTCGTGAAGGTGCTCGATTTCGGCGTCTCGAAGTTCTCGCAGCTCGCCGGCTCGGAGATGAGCATGACGCGCACGGGCGCGGTGGTCGGGACGCCGTACTACATGTCGCCCGAGCAGGCCCGCGGCTCCAGCCCCGTGGATCAGCGGACCGACATCTACGCCATGGGCGTTCTGCTCTTTCAGGCGACGACCGGTCAGGTGCCGTTCGATGCGGCGACCTTCAACGAGCTGCTCTTCAAGATCGTGCTCGAGCCGGCTCCCCTGCCCCAGCAGCTCGTGCCCGACCTCGACGCCGAGTTCTCCGGGATCATCCAGAAGGCGATGGCGCGCGAGCCGGGGGGCCGCTTCCAGAGCTGCGCGGAGTTCAAGAACACGCTCCTCGCCTGGGCCGCAGCGCGGCCCAGCCTGGCCTTGCTGACCACGGGACGGACGTCCTTCCCCCGGCTGTCGCTGCCGTCCCAGCCCGATACGACCACACCTCCGCCCACCCGCACCGAGCCGCCATGGGGTGGCCAACATGGGGCGGCGGTGCCCGGCATGGGCCAGACGCCGCAGCTGACCGCGAACTCGTGGGGCGCCTCGTCAGGGGTCACGGGCCGCTCGACGCGCCCGGCTTCCAGGATGCCGCTCCTCGCCGCGATCGCCGGGGCGGCCAGCTTGTTCGGCGCGGGCGTCGCCGTCTGGCTCGCCTTCGGACACAGCGGGACGACGGGCGCGGCCAGCGCGGGTCCGAGCGCTGTCGGCGCGACCGCCATCCCGGCGCCCTCGCCCCCTCCTCCCGCACCACCGACCGCCCCGCCGACCGAGCCGATCGTCACCGCGAGCGCCACGGTCGCAGAGCCTGCTCCGTCCGTCACCGCCGAGCCCGTCGCAGCGCCGACGGCCTCCTCGGCTCAGGTGAAGCCGCTCCCGCCGCGCCCGCAGCCTCCCCAAACGAAGCCGTTGCCGGTCACGAGGCCGCCGCACACGGCCCCGTCGACGAAGCCGAGCACGTCACCCCAGAAGCCGCAAAAGCCGGGGGTACCGGGCGACTTCGGCTACTAA
- a CDS encoding aconitase family protein, which yields MPQKILAGRAADPQLRGDLVQVKVDQVILSRAPSRALAEAIATGMKKTPVEVAVAYDGTCVADASSLADIDEGSPHSVSPEFPTYNIPIARPGIGFPAPVHLERFAAPARLALTDDPRLTTVGGIGMLSLVVSPSQLGQALATGSVWLRPPRSVQIHLSGRVRPFVCARDVALELLRRNLDEVVRRIEGEHHAPVILEFAGPSARLLSVGDRAVLCGIAPQVGAAAALFVSDEKTEVFLRDQRRSKAHRALVPDPGAPCEEVVSIDLGTVDPLLMDEEGVVRPVRDLAGKPVAQVVLGGDSGVTLRDMLAAALLLKSKRVPSRLDLLVAPPSRQVLEVLAQSGALVDLVATGARIVEPDRRVVTSEIYPPPPGSLSLRTADPEPRIAGAPSFVVASAETLAYAVATGAVGDPRSFKRPVRVTVPRALPTDDVLILRDKKGEQVSTKKPPPAPAAVPWKGPLTLDVLAGVPKVNGHAAVGAPGRAALAPVEAPAAAAAEQQGQAAPAEGKAAGGVALVLSTLDEVRAVAERATDLSTVRAVVAPFVPSTAVSAFASEGIATFLVGTEALGSIKEQKSVELPAPAQWGDRVAAIFGSERVEVAWLATGMERSWTHAGTVRQPASSSKPAR from the coding sequence ATGCCCCAGAAGATCCTCGCCGGGCGGGCGGCGGATCCTCAGCTGCGCGGTGATCTCGTCCAGGTCAAGGTCGACCAGGTGATCCTCTCCAGGGCGCCGTCGCGCGCGCTGGCCGAGGCCATCGCCACGGGCATGAAGAAGACGCCGGTCGAAGTCGCCGTCGCCTACGACGGCACCTGCGTGGCCGACGCGAGCTCGCTCGCGGATATCGACGAGGGCAGCCCGCACTCGGTGTCGCCCGAGTTCCCGACCTACAACATCCCGATCGCGCGGCCCGGCATCGGCTTCCCTGCGCCGGTTCACCTGGAGCGCTTCGCGGCGCCGGCGCGGCTCGCCCTCACGGACGACCCGCGCCTCACGACCGTCGGCGGCATCGGCATGCTGTCGCTCGTCGTCTCGCCGAGCCAGCTCGGGCAGGCGCTCGCCACGGGCTCGGTCTGGCTCCGGCCGCCCCGCAGCGTGCAGATCCACCTCTCGGGCAGGGTGCGGCCCTTCGTCTGCGCCAGGGACGTCGCCCTCGAGCTGCTCCGCAGGAACCTCGACGAGGTGGTGCGCCGCATCGAAGGCGAGCACCACGCGCCGGTGATCCTCGAGTTCGCCGGGCCGAGCGCGCGGCTCCTCTCCGTGGGCGACCGCGCGGTGCTCTGCGGCATCGCGCCGCAGGTCGGCGCGGCGGCGGCGCTGTTCGTGAGCGACGAGAAGACGGAGGTCTTCCTCCGCGATCAGCGCCGGTCGAAGGCCCACCGCGCGCTCGTGCCTGACCCGGGCGCGCCGTGCGAGGAGGTCGTCTCGATCGATCTCGGCACGGTCGATCCGCTGCTCATGGACGAGGAGGGCGTGGTCCGGCCCGTCCGCGATCTCGCCGGCAAGCCCGTGGCGCAGGTCGTCCTCGGCGGCGACTCCGGCGTGACGTTGCGCGACATGCTCGCGGCCGCGCTGCTGCTCAAGTCGAAGCGCGTCCCGTCGCGGCTCGACCTGCTCGTCGCGCCGCCGTCGCGGCAGGTGCTCGAGGTGCTCGCGCAGTCGGGCGCGCTCGTCGATCTCGTCGCGACGGGCGCGCGCATCGTCGAGCCGGACAGGCGCGTCGTCACGTCGGAGATCTACCCGCCGCCGCCCGGCAGCCTGTCGCTGCGCACGGCGGATCCGGAGCCGCGCATCGCCGGGGCGCCGTCGTTCGTCGTGGCCTCGGCGGAGACCCTCGCCTACGCGGTGGCCACGGGCGCGGTCGGCGATCCGCGGTCGTTCAAGCGGCCGGTGCGGGTGACCGTGCCGCGGGCGCTTCCGACCGACGACGTGCTGATCCTCCGCGACAAGAAGGGGGAGCAGGTGAGCACGAAGAAGCCGCCGCCGGCGCCCGCGGCGGTGCCGTGGAAGGGGCCGCTGACGCTCGACGTGCTCGCCGGCGTGCCGAAGGTGAACGGACACGCGGCGGTCGGGGCACCCGGGCGCGCCGCCCTTGCGCCGGTCGAGGCGCCCGCGGCGGCCGCCGCGGAGCAGCAGGGGCAGGCCGCGCCGGCGGAGGGCAAGGCGGCCGGCGGCGTGGCGCTCGTCCTGTCGACGCTCGACGAGGTGCGGGCGGTCGCGGAGCGCGCGACCGATCTCTCGACGGTGCGCGCGGTGGTCGCGCCCTTCGTCCCGAGCACCGCGGTGTCGGCGTTCGCGAGCGAGGGGATCGCCACGTTCCTCGTCGGCACGGAGGCGCTCGGCAGCATCAAGGAGCAGAAGAGCGTGGAGCTCCCCGCCCCCGCGCAGTGGGGCGATCGCGTCGCGGCGATCTTCGGGAGCGAGCGCGTCGAGGTGGCCTGGCTCGCGACCGGCATGGAGCGGAGCTGGACCCACGCGGGCACCGTGCGGCAGCCGGCCAGCTCGAGCAAACCAGCGAGGTAG
- the mutY gene encoding A/G-specific adenine glycosylase gives MSTTSRPPARKRAGADQQEPARKRAGADQQEPARKRAGADQQEPARSRASAREDDQERQRSPRRRASSREQGAGAPPPEALDPGERDREIAAALDAWFGRVARDLPWRRTRDPYAIWLSEVMLQQTRVETVIPYYERFLARYPTVFALASAEIDDVLSLWSGLGYYRRARVLHLAAREVTARHDGALPRDVSALLALPGVGAYTAGAIASIAYDQPVPLVDGNVARVLSRIEGIDDDIRSASGTRKLWSTAERLVRGAPSSVHPGRFNQALMELGATVCTPRNPRCDACPVDGACVARATGRQADLPVIAPKRDVPAVAMVAAVVRSGDRVLFVRRAEGGLFGGLWEPPMVEARSLADARALLELVGVVRDAPLREVGRVRHILTHRRLDVTVARAEVAAPWRIRAKLASPYEKAAWLDPGALDIGVSKLARKVLSAASAPDVGTARRPR, from the coding sequence GTGAGCACGACGTCGCGGCCGCCCGCGCGCAAGCGCGCGGGCGCAGACCAGCAAGAACCCGCGCGCAAGCGCGCGGGCGCAGACCAGCAAGAACCCGCGCGCAAGCGCGCGGGCGCAGACCAGCAAGAACCCGCGCGCAGCCGTGCGAGCGCACGCGAGGATGATCAGGAGCGGCAGCGCTCTCCGCGTCGCCGCGCCTCGTCCCGCGAGCAGGGCGCGGGCGCCCCTCCGCCGGAAGCGCTGGACCCGGGCGAGCGCGACCGGGAGATCGCTGCCGCCCTCGATGCCTGGTTCGGCCGCGTCGCGCGCGATCTGCCGTGGCGGAGGACGCGCGACCCCTACGCGATCTGGCTGAGCGAGGTGATGCTCCAGCAGACCCGCGTCGAGACGGTGATCCCGTACTACGAGCGCTTCCTCGCCCGCTACCCGACGGTCTTCGCCCTGGCTTCCGCCGAGATCGACGACGTGCTCTCGCTCTGGAGCGGCCTCGGTTACTACCGCCGCGCCCGCGTGCTCCACCTCGCCGCGCGCGAGGTCACCGCCCGCCACGACGGCGCGCTCCCTCGCGACGTCTCCGCGCTGCTCGCCCTGCCCGGCGTCGGCGCGTACACCGCGGGCGCGATCGCGAGCATCGCGTACGATCAACCGGTGCCGCTCGTCGACGGCAACGTCGCCCGGGTGCTCTCCCGCATCGAGGGCATCGACGACGACATCCGCAGCGCCTCGGGCACGCGCAAGCTCTGGTCGACGGCCGAACGCCTCGTGCGGGGCGCGCCGAGCAGCGTCCATCCCGGACGCTTCAACCAGGCCTTGATGGAGCTCGGCGCCACCGTGTGCACGCCCCGGAACCCCCGCTGCGATGCCTGCCCCGTCGACGGCGCGTGCGTCGCGCGCGCCACGGGGCGGCAGGCGGATCTGCCGGTGATCGCCCCGAAACGCGACGTCCCGGCGGTCGCGATGGTCGCCGCCGTGGTGCGGTCGGGCGATCGCGTGCTCTTCGTCCGGCGCGCCGAGGGAGGTCTCTTCGGCGGGCTCTGGGAGCCGCCCATGGTCGAGGCGCGCTCGCTCGCGGACGCCCGCGCGCTCCTGGAGCTGGTGGGCGTCGTGCGTGACGCGCCGCTCCGCGAGGTCGGCCGCGTGCGCCACATCCTCACGCACCGGCGCCTCGACGTGACGGTGGCGCGCGCCGAGGTGGCGGCCCCCTGGCGCATCCGGGCAAAGCTTGCCTCCCCCTACGAGAAGGCGGCGTGGCTCGATCCGGGCGCGCTGGATATCGGCGTTTCCAAGCTCGCGCGAAAGGTCCTGTCCGCGGCATCGGCGCCGGACGTCGGAACGGCGCGAAGACCGCGATGA
- a CDS encoding ATP-binding protein yields MPHDDLDPEGQAYAGAAPGGLGEVHPTEGRQAEARLAAHLATTSALCGAASLAEAAPRVLAALIDHLGWDVAALWLAEPEPSAAGDAPRSAARAGALRCVEARSAAHVDREALAEVLRQGPTLAAESDLVGEAFRRGSPVFRASVGVVDVGEHAARAPDWERAACAVPIPCGSRVAGVIELRSRAPHRGDEQLLRVLASVGSQIGQSVERWRAEREGARAAGELRALFHAIPDLCFRLDAELQIVDFNQPRLSELHVAAEALSGKRMTEVLPLDLGERLERASQEAHEAGAVVALEHAVASAGGERHVEARVMPFLEGHVLVLVRDITERRRTEEALRQREERSRESQKMEALGRLAGGIAHDFNNMLMVMLGYGELLIRRLGPDSALRRDALQVTKAGERAAALTRQLLAMSRRKALQREALDINAVVLDMQTMLQRLIGEDIDLQTNVDRDLGSIKVDKSQLEQVILNLVVNARDAMPRGGKLVVETSLGEPGESPAARSFAPAERDDDDAPAAGGPPYVVLSVTDSGNGMDHDTLSHLFEPFFTTKARGKGTGLGLATVYGIVSQSGGLIEVESEPGRGTTFRVYFPRVEERAEVAPARARPSPAGGDETVLVVEDDDAVRKLIVDVLERRGYGVLSAASGEEALAVLAREGEDAVDLLLTDLVMPGMNGRELAERAVAIHPRARVLYISGYAEDVLAGAEPDRELALLQKPFTPETLAQRLRDLLDRR; encoded by the coding sequence GTGCCACACGACGATCTCGATCCCGAGGGACAGGCCTACGCCGGCGCAGCGCCAGGCGGCCTCGGCGAGGTCCATCCGACCGAGGGCCGGCAGGCCGAGGCCCGGCTGGCCGCGCACCTCGCGACGACGAGCGCGCTGTGCGGGGCGGCCTCGCTCGCGGAGGCTGCTCCGCGCGTGCTCGCCGCGCTGATCGACCACCTCGGCTGGGACGTCGCCGCGCTCTGGCTCGCGGAGCCGGAGCCGAGCGCCGCGGGCGACGCGCCGCGATCCGCGGCGAGGGCGGGCGCGCTCCGCTGCGTCGAGGCCCGGTCGGCGGCGCACGTCGATCGCGAGGCGCTCGCGGAGGTGCTCCGCCAGGGGCCGACCCTCGCCGCCGAGTCCGATCTCGTCGGCGAGGCCTTCCGGCGCGGCTCGCCGGTGTTCCGCGCCAGCGTGGGCGTCGTCGACGTCGGCGAGCATGCCGCGCGCGCGCCGGACTGGGAGCGCGCGGCGTGCGCCGTCCCGATCCCGTGCGGCTCCCGCGTCGCCGGGGTGATCGAGCTAAGGAGCCGCGCCCCGCACCGCGGCGACGAGCAGCTGCTCCGCGTCCTTGCGTCCGTGGGCAGCCAGATCGGGCAGAGCGTCGAGCGGTGGCGCGCCGAGCGGGAGGGCGCGCGCGCCGCGGGCGAGCTCCGCGCGCTATTTCACGCGATCCCCGATCTCTGCTTCCGCCTCGACGCCGAGCTGCAGATCGTCGACTTCAACCAGCCGCGGCTCTCCGAGCTCCACGTCGCGGCGGAGGCGCTGTCGGGCAAGCGCATGACCGAGGTGCTCCCGCTGGATCTCGGGGAGCGGCTCGAGCGCGCGAGCCAGGAGGCCCACGAGGCGGGCGCCGTGGTCGCGCTCGAGCACGCCGTCGCGAGCGCCGGCGGAGAGCGGCACGTCGAGGCGCGGGTGATGCCGTTCCTCGAGGGGCACGTCCTCGTCCTCGTCCGCGACATCACCGAGCGGCGGCGCACCGAGGAGGCGCTCCGGCAGCGCGAGGAGCGCTCGCGCGAGTCGCAGAAGATGGAGGCGCTCGGGCGGCTCGCCGGCGGCATCGCGCACGACTTCAACAACATGCTCATGGTGATGCTCGGCTACGGCGAGCTCCTCATCCGCCGCCTCGGGCCCGACAGCGCGCTGCGGCGCGACGCCCTCCAGGTCACGAAGGCCGGGGAGCGCGCCGCGGCGCTCACGCGGCAGCTCCTCGCGATGAGCCGCCGCAAGGCGCTGCAGCGCGAGGCGCTCGACATCAACGCGGTGGTGCTCGACATGCAGACGATGCTGCAGCGCCTCATCGGCGAGGACATCGATCTGCAGACGAACGTCGACCGGGATCTCGGCTCGATCAAGGTCGACAAGAGCCAGCTGGAGCAGGTCATCCTGAACCTCGTCGTGAACGCGCGCGACGCGATGCCGAGGGGCGGCAAGCTCGTCGTCGAGACCTCCCTGGGCGAGCCAGGCGAGAGCCCGGCGGCGAGGTCCTTCGCGCCGGCGGAGCGGGACGACGACGACGCGCCCGCCGCCGGGGGCCCTCCCTACGTCGTGCTCTCGGTGACCGACAGCGGCAACGGGATGGATCACGACACGCTCTCGCACCTGTTCGAGCCGTTCTTCACGACGAAGGCGCGAGGCAAGGGCACGGGGCTGGGCCTCGCCACGGTGTACGGGATCGTGAGCCAGAGCGGCGGGCTCATCGAGGTCGAGAGCGAGCCCGGGCGCGGCACGACGTTCCGCGTCTACTTCCCGCGCGTCGAGGAGCGCGCCGAGGTGGCGCCCGCCCGCGCGCGGCCGTCGCCGGCGGGCGGCGACGAGACGGTGCTCGTCGTCGAGGACGACGACGCCGTCCGCAAGCTCATCGTCGATGTGCTCGAGCGGCGAGGCTACGGCGTGCTCTCGGCCGCGAGCGGTGAGGAAGCGCTGGCGGTGCTCGCGCGGGAGGGAGAAGACGCCGTGGACCTCCTGCTCACCGATCTCGTGATGCCGGGCATGAACGGCCGCGAGCTCGCCGAGCGCGCCGTCGCGATCCACCCGCGCGCCCGCGTGCTGTACATCTCCGGCTACGCCGAGGACGTCCTCGCGGGCGCCGAGCCCGATCGCGAGCTCGCGCTGCTGCAGAAGCCGTTCACCCCCGAGACGCTCGCGCAGCGCCTGCGCGACCTGCTCGATCGCCGCTAG
- a CDS encoding sulfatase → MAHPRLVRRRVAAALALALASAGAGCSRDGDGQPPPARTPEPAARQEPAPAAPAATAERAGTTAATDRKDGAAAAPAAQRERLNVLVVSIDSLRADMPWNGYERDIAPALTAFEKKAVSYTRHYAISSYTSMSVGGFLAGRYPSEVDRSGYFFGNYPDSVLMFPELLQKAGVRTMSAHAHFYFDQKAGFRQGFDVYEIVPGLSADNTTDRNVTSPGHLELAMKMLSDKANTSGTFFAYFHFLDPHDVYMTHEGIPQFGKRARDKYDGEVRFTDMHVGKLLDFVAQQPWAKDTAIIVTADHGEAFGEHKMFRHGFEVWDVLAHVPLMIQAPGITPRRIDVPRSSIDLAPTILELTGAPAEPSFPGKSLVPELHGATPEPRDVIVDLPRTSDNDRRRALIHGQYKLIAYGDDDAFDLFDVVADPGETKDLKRAQAPVFEEMKALYKERSAAIKDVCPKNTAKLKGKKSNKRC, encoded by the coding sequence ATGGCGCACCCGCGCCTGGTTCGCCGGCGCGTCGCGGCGGCGCTCGCGCTCGCGCTCGCCAGCGCTGGAGCGGGCTGCTCTCGCGACGGCGACGGCCAGCCGCCGCCCGCGCGCACGCCGGAGCCCGCAGCACGGCAGGAGCCCGCCCCGGCGGCGCCGGCCGCCACGGCTGAGCGCGCCGGGACGACCGCCGCGACGGACAGGAAAGACGGCGCAGCGGCGGCGCCGGCGGCTCAGCGCGAGAGGTTGAACGTCCTCGTTGTCTCGATCGACAGCCTGCGCGCGGACATGCCGTGGAACGGCTACGAGCGCGACATCGCGCCCGCGCTCACCGCGTTCGAGAAGAAGGCGGTCAGCTACACGCGTCACTACGCGATCTCGTCGTACACCTCGATGAGCGTCGGCGGATTCCTCGCCGGCCGGTACCCGAGCGAGGTCGATCGCAGCGGCTACTTCTTCGGCAACTACCCCGACAGCGTCCTCATGTTCCCGGAGCTCCTGCAGAAGGCTGGGGTGCGGACGATGAGCGCGCACGCGCACTTCTACTTCGACCAGAAGGCGGGCTTCCGTCAGGGCTTCGACGTGTACGAGATCGTGCCGGGGCTCTCGGCCGACAACACGACCGACCGGAACGTCACGAGCCCGGGGCACCTCGAGCTCGCGATGAAGATGCTCTCCGACAAGGCGAACACGTCGGGCACCTTCTTCGCGTACTTCCACTTCCTCGATCCGCACGACGTGTACATGACGCACGAGGGGATCCCGCAGTTCGGCAAGCGGGCCCGCGACAAGTACGACGGGGAGGTCAGGTTCACCGACATGCACGTCGGCAAGCTGCTGGACTTCGTCGCGCAGCAGCCGTGGGCCAAGGACACGGCGATCATCGTGACCGCGGACCACGGCGAGGCGTTCGGCGAGCACAAGATGTTCCGCCACGGCTTCGAGGTGTGGGACGTGCTCGCCCACGTGCCGCTGATGATCCAGGCGCCCGGGATCACCCCGCGCCGGATCGACGTGCCTCGCAGCTCGATCGACCTGGCGCCGACGATCTTGGAGCTGACCGGCGCCCCGGCAGAGCCGTCCTTCCCGGGCAAGAGCCTGGTGCCCGAGCTCCACGGCGCGACGCCGGAGCCGCGCGACGTCATCGTCGATCTTCCGCGCACGAGCGACAACGACAGGCGCAGGGCGCTCATCCACGGGCAGTACAAGCTCATCGCGTACGGCGACGACGACGCGTTCGACCTCTTCGACGTGGTCGCGGATCCGGGGGAGACCAAGGATCTCAAGCGAGCGCAGGCGCCGGTCTTCGAGGAGATGAAGGCGCTCTACAAGGAGCGCTCCGCGGCCATCAAGGACGTGTGCCCGAAGAACACGGCGAAGCTCAAGGGGAAGAAGAGCAACAAGCGGTGCTAG
- a CDS encoding phosphodiester glycosidase family protein, producing the protein MPERALRCAAICAIAVEALWYGIHEVRGFGPALADGVRAVVGPAPVAWAEDVAYGVADRLNRAIYRHAAPKTFWEPPPAAVAAEAAKSAEGPEAEPVTSPASFQPPFPEVAATGDGVWTPIADSAARPGEAQVLWKSVVHPDPKRVFAAIAVVAIDLGRVDLRLVAGTKEPFSPDIPAERRPGLVPGGDAAELVAAFNGGFKAMHGHYGMMLDGDTFLPPRDRACTIALYRSGAVRIRTWPELRDGEARMAAYRQTPPCLVEQGELHHALYDSNRDWGATVSGETVIRRSALGVDATGKLLFYGLGEAVTARSLARGMKAAGAHDVAELDVNHAYPRFLLYARGADGAGPRASSALIPDVQFKPEEYVAEPAQRDFFYLRRRRPPAPLGIADPAPESDVLDRGGR; encoded by the coding sequence TTGCCCGAGCGCGCGCTGCGTTGCGCGGCGATCTGCGCGATCGCCGTCGAGGCGCTCTGGTACGGCATCCACGAGGTCCGCGGCTTCGGCCCGGCCCTCGCCGACGGCGTGCGCGCCGTGGTCGGTCCTGCGCCTGTCGCGTGGGCCGAGGACGTGGCCTACGGCGTCGCCGATCGGCTGAACCGTGCCATCTACCGCCACGCGGCGCCGAAGACCTTCTGGGAGCCCCCGCCCGCCGCCGTCGCCGCGGAGGCCGCGAAGAGCGCCGAGGGCCCGGAGGCGGAGCCGGTCACGTCGCCCGCCTCGTTCCAGCCGCCCTTCCCCGAGGTCGCGGCCACCGGTGATGGCGTCTGGACGCCGATCGCCGACAGCGCCGCACGGCCCGGCGAAGCTCAGGTGCTCTGGAAGAGCGTCGTGCACCCCGACCCGAAGCGCGTGTTCGCGGCCATCGCGGTGGTGGCGATCGATCTCGGGCGCGTCGACCTCCGGCTCGTCGCGGGCACCAAGGAGCCGTTCTCGCCGGACATCCCGGCAGAGCGGCGCCCTGGGCTCGTGCCAGGAGGCGACGCCGCGGAGCTCGTCGCCGCCTTCAACGGGGGCTTCAAGGCGATGCACGGCCACTACGGGATGATGCTCGACGGCGACACGTTCCTGCCGCCGCGCGACAGGGCGTGCACGATCGCGCTCTACCGCAGCGGCGCGGTGCGGATCCGGACCTGGCCCGAGCTGCGCGACGGCGAGGCCCGCATGGCCGCGTACCGGCAGACGCCGCCTTGCCTGGTCGAGCAGGGCGAGCTCCACCACGCGCTGTACGACTCGAACCGGGACTGGGGTGCGACGGTGAGCGGCGAGACGGTGATCCGGCGCTCGGCGCTCGGCGTCGACGCGACGGGCAAGCTGCTCTTCTACGGGCTCGGCGAGGCCGTCACGGCCCGCAGCCTCGCCCGGGGGATGAAGGCCGCGGGCGCGCACGACGTGGCGGAGCTCGACGTCAACCACGCCTACCCGCGCTTCCTCCTGTACGCCCGCGGCGCGGACGGCGCGGGACCGCGCGCCAGCTCGGCGCTGATCCCGGACGTGCAGTTCAAGCCCGAGGAGTACGTCGCGGAGCCGGCGCAGCGCGACTTCTTCTACCTGCGACGCCGTCGACCGCCGGCGCCGCTCGGGATCGCCGATCCGGCGCCCGAGAGCGACGTCCTCGATCGCGGCGGGCGGTGA